In Anoplopoma fimbria isolate UVic2021 breed Golden Eagle Sablefish chromosome 7, Afim_UVic_2022, whole genome shotgun sequence, the DNA window AATACAATCAGACGCTCCGGAACAATTTAGATTTTCGGTCCCGCATTTTTTATGAGcagattttgatattttaaagacTATAAAATGGACACCTGAAAGGACCAGTTGACaaattttacacacaaagaCCAGTTTACCCATCATTCCCTCTGTTCTAAAAAGTGGTGTTTGAAAGTGGTGCTTGTaggattcattatttttaaaattttacaatttttttagaGACTTAAAGTGAAGAAAACTGGTTCTCCTGCTTTGattttaatgattcatttttttaatgactttgcaAACCCCAAAACGTTATTGAAATTAAATACTTCACCACTTCAGCACATCTTTATCACAGACGTCATCCTGCACCAGTAGGGGGCACCAGAAGTCTACTGCTCTTTCAAATCAAAAAGCCTTTATCTCCTCACTCCCTGTTAGTTTCAAATCCTGTTTCAGAGAAATACTTCACATTGAGGGAGAATAGTCATTGACAATGAGCTTTACTGTACAGTGAGTTCTGTCTGTACTCATGAACACAGAAGTTGTCTTCAGTCTTGTAGAAGCTCAACAGTGCAGCGTCTGTCTGCATCCTTATTAGAGTTAACAGTGGCTTTACTGTTGGCACCCAGGGGTGGGAGTGAATTAGGAAAGGTTGAGTCTAGGGGGGAGGTGACAAGGGcccatcacaaacacaaaccagcctttgtagaaaaaaaagcagagtttGAATGTGGCTGAGAGACAGACTGCTGCAGGTCTTCTCCTTGTGTCCCGTTACAGAACATCTATCATTCATGGCTCCGTCTGAAcctgagaggtttttttttagtccCTCTTGGCATCTTTAAGCCTCTGCTGCGTCTGCCttataagaaaaacaaatgagatttTCACCTCCTAATTCCACATaaaattcacacattttaaaatatttgttagcGGAGTTAAAGAGAGGTTTTGGAAATAAATCTGGTTGTATATTGTCATGGTCACGTTGTATTTGTGACCTTGACATCTGCACACCACAGCTGTGGTTTGACTCTTTAAGGAGACTTTTTACCCACATGTCCAAAGTAAGACAGTACATATTTTCAGTGGATTGGACATTTCAGTTCATTTGAcccctttttcttcctgcaCACAGCTTTGCTATTCCAGACAGCTGTCTGAAGGTACGCAGATCCCTTTTCTTCTGTCACATGTGGTTTGTGTCACATGAGTAGAGACGAGCTTATAACTGGCTGAAACAATGTGAGCCAAGTTGGCTGTAGCCTACATCATTAACCCCATTCATTTTGGCCTatatctgtttacattttacccAACTGGCCCCAATTTAAGAATGCTGAACTAGCTGTTAGTAGTTCCTGTCGTATACTAATGGACATACAGGTAAATATCACTAGatttaatacttaataaaacttaaaaactttATTCTTTCAAGCAAGTTCTGGAATTATGAGTTCTTTTTTAACTAATTTCTAAGtagtgttaatgtgttttttaaagactgaAAAGGGTTTTGAAGCAACGACCTTTCACCCTGCGCAGTATCTTTGCCTCACGACTTAGAGATTTatcttatatataaatgtagatAGTGCAGTTGATCTGCTAAATGTTGTTTAGCATCTAACAGGCtacaacttttaaaaaggaTGACTGTAGGAAAAAGTAGTTAAAttcccaaataaataaacttttacaGGAGGATGAAACATGAAGTCATAGTAGATGCACTAGTGTTTATGTCTGGGTGATACTATTactaataatgtatatatacaggTATAGGTATATCagacatttcagttttaaaaaattatgtttgtgtgactgATGTATGAAACACAACTGACCAAATGGtggaaacaatgtttttttgttattttttaacacagcactttcattttattccactacaaaaaaaaaaaaaaagcaatctcaAGAGCACCAGAAAAAGCAGAACAGCATCCAGTTCATCTCCACCACTGGACTGGACCGATAGCCGAGTAAGGAAAGAGTTCTTTTTTTACTCCCACTGCCCACCTTCACATGCAGCAGAAAGACAACTGTAAAGCCTCTGCAGAATCAGGACGATGCTGAGATCGGGTCAGGagttaaataaaagaaaaactgaaacttGACAAGGCGGAGAAAAATAAGCTACTCTTCTATACTGAGGAAGAAAGaaggcaaaatatttttttaaaactgctttaGCTAGACTAGCTGAGAACAAAATCACACCACAAtgggtaataataataataatactcttgaaatatttcaaaggaAACAGACAAAGACTCTACCCAGAGGTGTGTTTGACCCAATCAGGaaatatactgtacacacataGATTCACCTGGCTTacttgttattgttgttttttttgtagatatACAGTAGGCCGTACAATCATGAAATGGGGACCAAACTTATCTTCTTTTTCAGTCCAGCATGCATCTCTCTTTGAGCAAGATCTTGTACAATGACAGCAGATCAGCTGTAACAGTAGCTGGATGTGAATTCTTGAGCGGATGAAGGaagctttcatgttttttttagagaacGGCATGAAGAGCAGCTTGAGGCAGATTTCTGGTGTTAATCATACAAATCCTACAAGTGTAAGAAACTAAAAGCTGAACAAAATCATTTTCCCCCTTTGAGTGACGTACCCttgcttttttaaagaatagCCTGAGCTATGAGAATCTCAACACAGGAAATGTCCCTTTTTACAAATCGCTGCTTATTACATGAATAATATTATTGATTACCCCTCTCAAGTACATTCAAGCATGATAGTCCAGAGTGAACAGCCTGCTCAACctacagtgtttaaaaaaaaaagtatgatttatTCTCAGCCTAAAAAGGTTTCAACAGATTGTTCCGCTTCGggaaaagatgaataaaaatgtgattgtttctttccaaaatgtgaaattaaaaatgttttgttgaccttttcttttgttgtcttcAAGTGGAAATGCATAGCAGGATAACTCATGGCTCCTCCGGGGTCGGTTTATCTCGTCACACGTGGCTCTCATAAAACACCTGGCAGGGAGGGGCATTAATCGCTTCTGTCGGTTCGGGCGCTGCCTGCTCGATGTCCGGCTCCCCCTCCGCCTCGGGCTGCTCCTCAGGGTCAAGAGGATCGAGCGGTGgcggggaggaagggggaggcggggagggagggggaggcgAGGAGGGAGGTGTAGgcgaggagggagggggaggcgAGGAGGGCGGTGGAGGCGAGGAGGGCGACGCCTCTGATTGACCTGGAACCTCGATGCTGCAGCAGCCGGTGATGGCGAGTTGCGGGTGGACCGACACCTGGATGGCGATGTGCTGCGGCTGATCCTGGACCGAGGAGTTGTCCGAGTCGCCGGCGGGAGACTCGCtgcgctccctctctctccctctctcgctccatctccctctcctgcAGGATGGTGAAGACGTCTCTCCCCCCGATGGCCCTGCTCACCATGTCGCGGCACCCCTCGGGCGCCTGTCTGATGAAGGTGTGCCTCATGtcctccacccccaccacctccaGGATCTCCTCCATGAAGGTGCGGCAGTTCATGATGAGCGGCGGCAGCGGGATGCTGCGAGCCAGCTCCTCGATGTACCGCGCGAACTCCATGGTCTTGAACTGCGTCACCTTGGCCAGCTCCAGCGTCTTGGCCGAGGTGATGATGGGAATCCGCTTGGCGATCTCGAACGCCTTCTGCAGCTTCTCGGCGCCCTCGGTGCGGAAGAACTCGTTGATGGCTTTCTCCGTCTTCTTCAGGTGGCTGCTCATCATGCAGAGGCGCGTGACGTTCAGCGCCATGATGATGGTGAAGGTGACCAGACACACCACCATGTAGTACACGCCCATGTCCCCGTTGGTGATGACCACGCGCAGGGTCACCGTGCAGTTGGAGCTGCCGTACATGTTGGACGCCATGCAGGTGTACTTCCCGCGGTCCGCAAACTCGATGCTCGTGATGTTGAGGACGCCAGTGTCCAGCAGCCACCACTTCTcacctacagagagagagacggaggaaggTCATGAGTACGGCAAATCCTGAGTAAGAACAAACAACCGGCCAAGTCATAAAAGGAAACTATGCTTTGTTACAACTGGGGTTTTGTTTTTgacgttcttcttcttctgtttacaACCTGAATGATAATCTGAGTCACTCTTGCGTTTCGTTCCCTGATGGGAGTTTTTTTTGCGAGTTCCAAATTCAGAGATTTCACCAATTACTTTAGTGAACACAATGTCAAAGCtatcaaaaataaaacccaagttgtaaacaaacattttctttgaacTACAGGTCATAACCAGATAATGTTAGGCAAATTCTAAATATCGGTGAGATCAAGTGATACAAATACTAAAACCAATTTGTTTACTGCATGTTGTAAAGAAATATGGACTCGCTGACCTGCTTTGGAAAAAATATTATTCACAGATGCTACATAACCCACTGGCCATGCAGTTAAAACCCTGAAAATCCCCTGAATGCATCTGTTCCTCTGCCGTGTGATTCAACAGTAAGCTCTcctttgcagttgtttttgcAGCTGATGTAGCGCTTTATTAGTGGAACATACTCAGATGTGCTTACGTTGTACTTCTGCGTGGTTATAACTATTTTTTGTGGAGTCTTGACAGCCCAAGAgaacacattgttttgttgtgttatttattaatcaGTGGAAAAAACAAGCACCTTTAAACAGCAGCTTGCACTTGGATCTTATGTATCGGCCTCCATCTGTGCGTATCTCAACATTTGATGTTCATAAGTGCCACGTTAGCGTGTGGTGTCTATTTGTATCAAATTGTGGGTTCAGAGAAGAGGGTAGCAGTGACCTTATTATTCCTGCCATGCCTTCAATATTTAAACAGGTGGCGTGACTGCTCTGTGTGCTGAGGTTTTGCGTAATCAAAAC includes these proteins:
- the mfap3l gene encoding LOW QUALITY PROTEIN: microfibrillar-associated protein 3-like (The sequence of the model RefSeq protein was modified relative to this genomic sequence to represent the inferred CDS: deleted 1 base in 1 codon), which translates into the protein MTKSPSPQATHRHFEKMHWTCGHVFLVLATLIASHTTGALSLDMDGNHTENGNVTDGGFVPVVFTKVHQIIAREGSCALIDCNITGEPFPSVQWFNSHGERLDTEINGEKWWLLDTGVLNITSIEFADRGKYTCMASNMYGSSNCTVTLRVVITNGDMGVYYMVVCLVTFTIIMALNVTRLCMMSSHLKKTEKAINEFFRTEGAEKLQKAFEIAKRIPIITSAKTLELAKVTQFKTMEFARYIEELARSIPLPPLIMNCRTFMEEILEVVGVEDMRHTFIRQAPEGCRDMVSRAIGGRDVFTILQEREMERERRERERSESPAGDSDNSSVQDQPQHIAIQVSVHPQLAITGCCSIEVPGQSEASPSSPPPPSSPPPPSSPTPPSSPPPPSPPPPSSPPPLDPLDPEEQPEAEGEPDIEQAAPEPTEAINAPPCQVFYESHV